Proteins encoded in a region of the Alphaproteobacteria bacterium genome:
- a CDS encoding YdcF family protein — MGIPNVPMDTDLIGSCLFLEDNLIEAEVAIVFGMNDWQRPAERAIELYRSGKARFLLFTGGFNSNLGECEAVAMSDFARKAGLPDRAVLVESRAAHTEENMLFSKEILETHPEFRDLRSAILVTIHYHLRRAILAARRHLPASIELGWTTYPSQYYSASDWHKSARGRSNATSEIAKIGRYYAVSLTDLAGQRP; from the coding sequence ATGGGCATTCCGAACGTGCCGATGGATACCGATCTGATCGGAAGCTGCTTGTTTCTCGAAGACAATCTGATCGAGGCGGAAGTCGCGATTGTCTTCGGCATGAATGACTGGCAGCGCCCGGCAGAGCGTGCGATTGAGCTATACCGGTCCGGCAAAGCCAGATTTCTTCTTTTCACCGGCGGTTTCAATAGCAACTTGGGAGAATGCGAGGCGGTTGCCATGTCCGACTTCGCACGGAAGGCGGGTCTGCCGGATCGGGCGGTTCTCGTGGAATCTCGGGCCGCTCACACGGAAGAGAACATGCTCTTCTCCAAGGAAATCCTGGAGACGCATCCGGAGTTCCGCGATCTCAGATCCGCTATTCTTGTGACCATCCATTATCATCTGCGCAGGGCGATCCTGGCGGCAAGGCGACATCTGCCTGCGTCAATTGAGCTTGGATGGACGACTTACCCCAGCCAATATTATTCGGCGTCGGACTGGCACAAGTCAGCCCGCGGAAGATCGAATGCCACATCGGAGATCGCAAAAATCGGCAGATACTACGCCGTCTCATTGACCGATCTGGCTGGTCAGCGGCCATGA
- a CDS encoding glycoside hydrolase family 3 protein: protein MRRRLFLTGMAGAAAVIGATGAFRRPSISANSDVQNSTGQILICGFDGRDASSRSAQLLARQIRDGRAGGVIFVKDNIGSKSDVLGLTALFSDNAPQKPILAIDHEGGAVQRLVAAHGCTPLPSAKTMAQDYSIDQARNLYEEAGHALARLGFNLNLAPVVDLDDPQNPAVGHFGRAFSTDPQIVTTYARTLMAGFAAAGILCSLKHFPGQGGARYDPHLALRDDVSSSRSDRDLSPFRELIRDRSAVMVMSGHLIYEGQPAVLSRTVVTDILRGTLGFEGVALTDDLDMGLAGYGFERPSIARKALKAGNDLFIIRNRRNYDQDLPASFAAWIAESLADGDITMDDLKASVARVRNLRKTISI from the coding sequence CAACTCCGACGTGCAGAACAGCACGGGTCAGATTTTGATCTGCGGGTTTGACGGCCGCGACGCCAGCTCCAGATCGGCCCAACTGCTCGCGAGGCAGATACGCGACGGCCGCGCTGGAGGGGTCATCTTTGTCAAAGACAACATCGGCAGCAAAAGTGACGTACTTGGTCTGACGGCGCTTTTTTCCGACAATGCCCCGCAGAAGCCGATCCTGGCGATCGATCATGAGGGCGGAGCCGTACAAAGGCTGGTCGCGGCGCATGGCTGCACCCCCTTGCCGTCCGCCAAGACCATGGCTCAGGACTACTCCATCGACCAGGCGCGAAACCTCTACGAAGAGGCCGGTCATGCCCTGGCGCGACTTGGCTTCAACTTGAATTTGGCGCCGGTTGTCGACCTGGATGATCCGCAAAACCCGGCGGTTGGTCATTTTGGAAGAGCCTTCAGCACCGATCCCCAAATTGTGACCACCTATGCAAGAACGCTCATGGCAGGCTTTGCCGCGGCTGGAATATTATGTTCCCTCAAGCATTTTCCCGGACAGGGAGGCGCCAGGTACGACCCCCATCTGGCGCTTCGGGACGACGTTTCATCATCGCGATCTGATCGAGATCTCTCGCCGTTCAGGGAACTCATTCGCGATAGGAGCGCTGTGATGGTGATGAGCGGACATTTGATCTATGAGGGTCAGCCTGCCGTTCTCTCCCGCACCGTCGTGACGGATATACTGCGAGGTACGCTCGGTTTTGAAGGCGTGGCACTAACCGACGATCTCGACATGGGGCTTGCCGGTTACGGCTTTGAGCGCCCCAGCATCGCTCGCAAGGCATTGAAAGCAGGCAATGACCTTTTCATCATCAGAAATCGTAGGAACTACGATCAGGATCTGCCTGCATCTTTCGCTGCATGGATCGCCGAGAGTTTGGCAGACGGAGACATCACAATGGACGATCTGAAAGCATCCGTTGCGCGCGTGCGCAACCTTCGCAAGACGATCTCGATCTGA